In the genome of Parus major isolate Abel chromosome 2, Parus_major1.1, whole genome shotgun sequence, one region contains:
- the STEAP1 gene encoding metalloreductase STEAP1: protein MEKREGGNCAIDQNTGQNIMPRRNTGNLNYLNVDMQVANPSEAAALFDLHQAHHFGEFEHSSEQHCKQDLFPEWHLPMKIASVISLLTFIYTSMRDVIYPFITRKENVFYKIPILVINKVLPVTSITLLALVYLPGILAAGFQLYFRTKYKRFPQWLDRWMLSRKQFGLLSFFFATLHACYSLCYPMRRSYRYKLLNWAFQQVKQKKENAWIEHDVWRMEIYVSLGILGLALLALLAITSIPSVSHSLTWREFHYIQSKMGYLALLLCTVHALVFAWNKWVDPNQFIWYTPPSFMVAVFLPIVVLLCKCILLLPCFRKKIRKIRSGWEAKTQVNRTSITSRL from the exons ATGGAGAAGAGGGAAGGTGGTAATTGTGCCATTGATCAGAATACAGGTCAGAACATCATGCCaagaagaaatacaggaaatctTAACTACTTG AATGTGGATATGCAGGTTGCCAATCCATCAGAAGCAGCTGCACTTTTTGATTTACATCAAGCACACCATTTTGGTGAATTTGAACACTCTTCAGAACAGCACTGCAAGCAGGATCTGTTCCCTGAGTGGCACTTGCCAATGAAGATAGCATCTGTGATCTcattattaacatttatttacacGTCCATGAGAGATGTCATATATCCTTTTATAACCAGAAAGGAAAACGTTTTCTATAAAATTCCAATCCTTGTCATAAACAAAGTTTTACCAGTGACTTCAATTACCCTTTTAGCACTAGTGTATTTACCAGGAATATTAGCTGCTGGTTTCCAGCTGTACTTTCGCACCAAGTATAAAAGGTTTCCCCAGTGGCTGGATAGATGGATGTTATCAAGGAAACAGTTTGGACTTCTCAGTTTCTTCTTTGCTACACTGCATGCCTGCTATAGCCTGTGCTATCCAATGAGAAGATCATACAGATACAAGCTGCTGAACTGGGCATTCCAGCAG gtcaaacaaaaaaaagaaaatgcctgGATTGAACATGATGTTTGGAGAATGGAGATTTATGTGTCTCTAGGAATTCTGGGACTTGCTTTGCTGGCCCTGTTGGCAATAACATCAATTCCATCTGTCAGTCACTCTTTGACCTGGAGAGAGTTCCACTACATTCAG agcAAGATGGGGTATTTAGCCCTGCTGCTATGCACTGTTCATGCACTGGTGTTTGCTTGGAATAAGTGGGTTGATCCTAACCAATTCATCTGGTATACGCCACCTTCATTTATGGttgcagtttttcttcctaTTGTAGTTCTGCTTTGTAAATGCATACTGCTCCTTCCATGTTTTAGGAAGAAGAtaagaaaaatcagaagtgGTTGGGAAGCTAAGACACAAGTCAATCGAACTAGCATAACTTCCAGACTGTAG